In Melitaea cinxia chromosome Z, ilMelCinx1.1, whole genome shotgun sequence, a single window of DNA contains:
- the LOC123668585 gene encoding dynein regulatory complex protein 11-like, with protein MSNVSYYLKWLKIKEQIQNTLAEDERLQELASAFVGIKPQGTAVEIVARVYCKFCELYNNLCDCYDQMEQVQRRPYIRKLIDAISCRILELKSTLEEVEVFEFTYPDNALLQLIMVPQDIEILCPFHYPFEMRQEEMQYIANQILAGNRLGDPTPTPSEIERREQEKLEEEERLREEKEAEIKRKLAMGEEIVSIPESEHLSAEELEELRFQQEYTGHILNIQRMERSRFTVRERTHIFNKDNDLYLELAGLKKPPASEELRIKAASLIQNIYRRFMEIKRENIKNNMRKDKLNMIIPSWLPPSAKEQLKNVKEIRRNFRYKYYENWVQENFKESSRALKLREGDIMEDISTEIRQWFHDWYNQVRIFDEFPFPEEGGSILIVKGETFTIDEYIEWRTEEEKRLKAEGGAQKTKEQIKAEKLAAREEEKRLKLEAKIREEKRLLDYKKARLNPDNDPGVYISVGENANQVHEAWNEYQNQWKDLDTRDASLDVMRGYIKSLIIENVYQDLQFKLRPIVDELMRLELNMLKNSLKIDYQAAGIAKPPQSRKRKKPKKVKPPKPDKVSPAAMFQALVDEGIIKKYPHTTFDDYWGDRNYAAADTRAILWTPNFPPPCLGDVKEQVRLRCVLTLGSDCPNSVRTQLFVGPKGSGKKTLIYAVATETNSILIDLSPMNVYDKFPGPKNLKTMFTYINRISRLMQPSIILVDNADKIFCKKVAKEDRSFDPKRLQRDFFKEIIKPINPSEDKILILGTATEPWLAKNAQMYKVFPSIILMPRTDYSSISYILTKTLMQYHGINREFNVHCVAQVLRGYDIHTIRKAIETLLDGTRIAQLYHKPLQPEEITNAVVGFEGAVYTDLVAYDMYKQWYESYSPWGKKYIDYMQMLDSQLAYKLKADKKKK; from the coding sequence atgtcaaacgtttcttattatttaaaatggctCAAAATCAaagaacaaatacaaaatacccTAGCGGAAGACGAACGTTTACAGGAGTTAGCATCAGCATTTGTCGGAATAAAACCACAAGGAACCGCAGTTGAAATTGTTGCTAgagtttattgtaaattttgtgAATTATACAATAACTTGTGTGATTGTTACGATCAAATGGAACAAGTACAAAGACGACCTTACATACGAAAATTAATTGATGCAATTTCTTGTCGCATACTCGAATTGAAGTCAACGCTGGAGGAAGTGGAGGTTTTTGAATTTACGTACCCTGATAATGCTTTGCTACAATTGATTATGGTACCTCAGGATATTGAAATACTTTGTCCGTTTCATTATCCATTTGAAATGAGACAGGAAGAAATGCAGTACATTGCTAATCAAATCTTGGCTGGTAATCGGTTAGGTGATCCAACTCCAACACCTTCGGAAATTGAACGTCGAGAACAAGAAAAGTTAGAAGAAGAAGAGAGATTACGTGAAGAAAAGGAAGCGGAAATCAAAAGAAAATTGGCCATGGGTGAAGAAATCGTATCTATACCAGAGTCTGAACATTTGTCGGCTGAAGAGTTAGAAGAATTAAGATTTCAACAAGAGTATACtggtcatattttaaatattcaacgAATGGAACGCTCTAGGTTTACTGTACGAGAAAGgactcatatttttaataaggatAATGACTTATATCTTGAACTTGCGGGTCTAAAAAAACCACCAGCAAGTGAAGAGTTGCGAATAAAAGCAGCATCACTTATTCAGAACATTTATAGACGATTTATGGAAATCAAACgagaaaatataaagaataatatgcGTAAAGATAAACTTAACATGATTATACCATCATGGTTACCCCCTTCTGCAAAAGAACAActaaaaaatgttaaagaaaTTAGACGAAactttagatataaatattatgaaaattggGTTCAGGAAAACTTTAAGGAAAGTAGTCGTGCACTTAAACTTAGAGAAGGAGACATAATGGAAGATATTTCGACAGAAATTCGTCAATGGTTTCATGATTGGTACAATCAGGTTCGTATTTTTGATGAATTCCCTTTTCCAGAAGAAGGTGGGTCCATATTAATAGTGAAAGGAGAAACTTTTACTATAGATGAATACATAGAATGGCGTactgaagaagaaaaaagaCTAAAAGCAGAAGGAGGTGCACAAAAAACTAAAGAACAGATAAAAGCTGAAAAACTTGCTGCTCgtgaagaagaaaaaagattaaaattagAAGCTAAAATAAGAGAAGAAAAACGTTTACTTGATTATAAGAAGGCCAGACTTAATCCTGATAATGATCCAGGTGTTTATATTTCTGTTGGTGAAAATGCAAACCAAGTGCACGAAGCTTGGAATGAATATCAAAATCAATGGAAGGATTTAGATACGAGAGATGCTTCACTCGATGTCATGAGAGGTTATATAAAGTCGCTTATTATTGAAAATGTGTATCAAGACTTACAATTCAAACTGAGACCGATTGTAGATGAACTCATGAGATTAGAATTGAATATGCTCAAAAATTCTTTGAAAATTGATTACCAAGCAGCTGGAATTGCCAAGCCTCCACAAAGCAGAAAAAGAAAGAAACCGAAAAAAGTTAAGCCACCAAAGCCAGATAAAGTTTCACCAGCTGCTATGTTTCAAGCTTTAGTCGATGaaggaattataaaaaaatatccacaTACTACATTTGATGATTACTGGGGAGACAGAAATTATGCTGCAGCAGATACTCGTGCTATACTCTGGACACCAAACTTCCCACCGCCATGCTTAGGGGACGTTAAGGAACAAGTAAGATTGCGATGTGTTTTGACACTCGGATCCGACTGCCCAAATTCCGTTCGAACACAACTGTTTGTAGGACCCAAGGGTTCGGGTAAAAAAACCTTGATCTATGCAGTCGCGACAGAAACGAATTCTATCCTCATAGACTTATCGCCAATGAATGTGTACGATAAATTTCCTGGACCAAAAAATTTGAAGACTATGTTCACATACATTAATAGAATAAGTAGACTCATGCAACCTTCTATAATACTCGTTGACAATGCCGATAAAATTTTCTGTAAAAAGGTGGCGAAAGAAGATAGAAGCTTCGATCCTAAACGTCTCCAGAGAGATTTtttcaaagaaataattaaacctATAAACCCTAGCGAAGATAAAATCTTAATTCTGGGTACAGCTACAGAACCATGGTTAGCGAAAAATGCACAGATGTATAAAGTTTTTCCTTCGATAATCCTTATGCCGAGGACTGATTATAGCAGTATATCATATATTCTAACTAAAACACTCATGCAATATCATGGAATAAATCGTGAGTTCAATGTACATTGCGTCGCACAGGTTTTAAGAGGATATGATATACACACTATAAGAAAAGCCATAGAAACCTTGTTAGATGGTACACGTATCGCACAACTATACCACAAACCGCTTCAGCCAGAGGAAATAACCAACGCTGTTGTGGGTTTCGAAGGTGCTGTTTATACAGATTTGGTGGCTTATGATATGTATAAACAGTGGTACGAGTCATATTCACCGTGGGGTAAAAAGTACATCGATTATATGCAGATGTTAGACTCACAGCTCGCTTATAAATTGAAGgcagataaaaagaaaaagtaa